The proteins below come from a single Psychrobacter sp. PL19 genomic window:
- the secA gene encoding preprotein translocase subunit SecA, whose amino-acid sequence MLSKIVGSVVGTKNDRELKRMRKVVSKINAQEAGIQALSDEQLQQKTAELKARFQKDESLDALLPEAFAVCREASLRITGMRHYDVQLIGGITLHEGKIAEMKTGEGKTLMATLAIYLNGISGKGVHLVTVNDYLAARDADLNRPLFNFLGLTVGVIYSQQPSQEKVDAYQADITYGTNNEYGFDYLRDNMVFSLGEKKQRPLNFCIIDEIDSILIDEARTPLIISGQAEDSSRMYALINTIIPVLIRSKDEEANKNNEEEDFWIDEKNRQIEISEKGYEKIERFLIEVGELGENESLYSPSRLPLLAHVQAAIRAHHVFVKNVHYIVDEGEVVIVDENTGRTMPGRRWSEGLHQAVEAKENAEIQAENQTLATTTFQNFFRLYNKLSGMTGTADTEAAEFKSTYDLDVIVIPTHEPIARVDMDDQIFLTKLGKYKGIIREIKEIQAKGAPVLVGTATIEASEELSYLLDQEGVKHNVLNAKQHEREAEIIAQAGSPKSVTIATNMAGRGTDIILGGNWQSFIEDIDSVGPEEMQRLKAQWKVKHDQVVDAGGLHIVGSERHESRRIDNQLRGRAGRQGDPGMSRFFLSLEDDLMRIFAGDRVVNMMRAMGLTEDEAIEHKMVSKSIENAQGKVESRDFDARKNLLKYDDVANDQRKVIYGQRDDLLADMDLLEAIRIMHGEVYNAMISQFIPPGSVDDQWNVDGLEDELDSEFKITMPVNDWLDEDRRLDEEGLRAKVIDTALEHYHGRREQMGDKSAAQLERHFMLQSLDKHWKDHLTQMDQLRKGIHLRGYAQKNPEQEYKRESFELFQMMLGAIKSETVQDLSRVHIPTKVELEALEAQQRSDAAKMQMQFEHSDVDNLDSLDMMAAGESQPDEHNQNQGARANGQMRVNVAGAAGAGAGAAAAESNPYAGMNISRNAPCPCGSALKYKQCHGKI is encoded by the coding sequence ATGTTATCAAAGATTGTAGGCAGTGTAGTTGGCACCAAAAATGACCGAGAACTCAAGCGCATGCGCAAAGTGGTCAGCAAGATCAACGCACAAGAGGCTGGCATACAAGCCCTGTCTGATGAGCAGTTGCAACAAAAAACAGCAGAGCTCAAAGCGCGTTTCCAAAAAGACGAAAGCCTAGATGCGCTATTGCCTGAAGCGTTTGCGGTTTGCCGCGAGGCGTCGCTACGTATCACTGGCATGCGTCATTACGATGTGCAGCTGATTGGTGGTATCACCTTGCACGAAGGCAAAATCGCTGAGATGAAGACTGGTGAGGGTAAAACCTTAATGGCGACCTTGGCTATTTATCTGAATGGTATCAGCGGCAAAGGCGTGCATCTAGTTACGGTCAACGATTACTTGGCTGCCCGTGATGCGGATTTGAACCGTCCACTGTTTAACTTCTTAGGTTTGACAGTTGGGGTCATTTATTCACAGCAGCCGTCGCAAGAAAAAGTAGATGCTTATCAGGCCGACATTACCTACGGTACCAACAACGAATACGGCTTTGATTATCTACGCGATAATATGGTCTTTAGCCTAGGCGAAAAAAAGCAGCGTCCTCTGAACTTCTGTATTATTGATGAAATTGACTCCATCCTGATTGATGAAGCACGTACGCCACTGATTATCTCAGGACAGGCCGAAGACTCATCACGGATGTATGCCTTGATTAACACTATTATTCCGGTATTGATTCGCTCAAAAGACGAAGAAGCCAATAAGAATAATGAAGAAGAAGACTTCTGGATTGATGAAAAAAACCGCCAGATTGAAATCAGTGAAAAAGGCTATGAGAAAATTGAGCGCTTTTTAATTGAAGTCGGTGAGCTTGGCGAAAATGAAAGCCTTTACAGCCCCAGCCGTTTGCCATTATTAGCACACGTACAAGCCGCTATTCGCGCCCATCATGTGTTTGTCAAAAACGTTCACTATATCGTTGATGAAGGCGAAGTAGTCATCGTTGATGAAAACACCGGTCGTACCATGCCCGGTCGTCGTTGGTCAGAAGGCCTGCATCAAGCGGTAGAGGCCAAAGAAAACGCTGAGATTCAAGCCGAAAACCAAACCCTAGCGACCACCACCTTCCAGAACTTCTTCCGCCTATATAACAAGCTGTCAGGCATGACGGGTACCGCTGACACCGAAGCGGCAGAATTCAAATCGACTTATGATTTAGACGTGATTGTGATTCCGACTCATGAGCCGATTGCTCGGGTAGATATGGATGATCAAATCTTCTTAACCAAGTTAGGTAAATACAAAGGTATCATCCGCGAGATTAAAGAGATTCAGGCCAAAGGTGCGCCAGTACTAGTAGGTACGGCAACCATTGAAGCCAGTGAAGAATTATCGTATTTACTGGACCAAGAAGGCGTTAAGCATAACGTCTTGAACGCCAAACAGCATGAGCGTGAAGCAGAAATTATCGCGCAGGCGGGTAGCCCAAAATCAGTGACCATCGCTACTAACATGGCTGGTCGTGGTACCGACATTATCTTGGGTGGTAACTGGCAGTCTTTTATTGAAGATATAGACTCAGTCGGTCCAGAAGAAATGCAGCGCCTAAAAGCCCAATGGAAAGTGAAGCATGACCAAGTGGTCGATGCCGGTGGCTTACACATCGTTGGCTCTGAGCGTCATGAGTCGCGCCGTATTGACAATCAGCTGCGTGGTCGTGCCGGCCGTCAAGGTGACCCAGGTATGTCGCGTTTCTTCTTATCATTAGAAGATGACTTGATGCGAATCTTCGCCGGTGATCGCGTGGTCAATATGATGCGCGCTATGGGTCTGACAGAAGACGAAGCTATTGAGCATAAAATGGTCTCAAAATCGATTGAAAATGCGCAAGGTAAGGTTGAAAGTCGCGATTTTGATGCCCGTAAAAACCTACTAAAATATGATGACGTGGCCAATGATCAGCGTAAAGTCATTTACGGTCAGCGTGATGATTTACTCGCTGATATGGATTTGCTAGAAGCCATCAGAATCATGCATGGTGAAGTTTATAACGCCATGATCAGCCAGTTCATCCCGCCAGGCTCGGTCGATGATCAATGGAACGTTGATGGACTTGAAGACGAGCTTGACAGTGAGTTTAAAATAACCATGCCGGTTAATGATTGGCTCGATGAAGACCGTCGTCTGGACGAAGAAGGTCTACGTGCGAAAGTTATCGACACCGCCCTTGAACATTATCACGGTCGCCGTGAGCAAATGGGTGACAAAAGTGCTGCTCAACTTGAGCGTCACTTTATGCTACAGAGTTTAGACAAGCACTGGAAAGACCATCTAACGCAAATGGACCAACTGCGTAAAGGCATCCACTTGCGCGGTTATGCGCAAAAGAATCCTGAGCAAGAATACAAACGCGAGTCATTTGAGCTGTTCCAAATGATGCTCGGGGCCATTAAATCTGAGACCGTCCAAGACTTGTCACGCGTCCATATCCCGACTAAAGTAGAATTAGAGGCATTAGAAGCGCAACAACGCTCAGATGCGGCAAAAATGCAAATGCAGTTTGAGCACAGTGATGTCGATAATCTAGATAGCCTAGATATGATGGCAGCAGGCGAGTCGCAACCAGACGAACACAATCAAAACCAAGGCGCACGTGCCAATGGTCAGATGCGCGTCAATGTTGCTGGTGCAGCAGGTGCGGGAGCTGGGGCAGCTGCTGCTGAATCGAACCCTTATGCGGGTATGAATATTAGTCGTAATGCGCCTTGCCCCTGTGGTTCTGCGCTTAAATATAAGCAGTGTCACGGTAAGATTTAA
- the mutS gene encoding DNA mismatch repair protein MutS — MTAKPSVQNHSSLTLTASEHDLSKPKTSEQLTIGAAVYNLADHTPMMVQYLTMKANYPQAMLLYRMGDFYELFFDDAKRAAQLLDITLTRRGTDKAGNTIAMAGVPFHAADSYMARLIAAGQTVVVCEQIDESAATSPAIGDKSKKNNDSSKGKPATIMRREVVKTLTAGTITDDALIAPNHTPTVVAIDIASPKASSNQPLQAAISQMDLAAGTLTTQTLSTATDKTAESANNGISDLQAQMLTVLARFAPSECIVSEAISEEWLLWLRSKLDCPIIEVAATDFHRDHAAATLCQQFEVQRLDGLGIADAPLAQSSCAALIHYARQTQQRHVPQVNQLIVENGDDYLIIDANSQQNLELFTPVSANGTSLISVLNHCKTAMGRRLLVQQMKRPLRQHARINQRLDAIASLLTTDNKTDYAPVDSDNSRSNNHLLNHTALNKTPAGHKSSGHKLVAHLRETLNAIGDIERISSRIGLMSAKPRDLRKLAEGIVSSENLTTLLTESSIRPEHDGLLPSLMQQLPAQLPAVQAVADLIERAIIIEPPAHVRDGGMLAAGFDEDLDRLTHLHDNIQATLDEMAERTRQAHQLPSLKVGFNKVSGFYFELPKMQAKNAPGHFIRRQTLKSSERFITDELKEVETEYLSAQTLALAREKQLYQEILTTLSSHLAELQQLSSAIAQLDVLSNWAQLAITYNWQRPIMTSNLKGNNSENQGLINKSSAETDKAYKHKHSPNQNQIEFHSATNIDIRAGRHVVVEAAFNPSNHNTEHTSHFVPNDCQLGSEQHPERLMIITGPNMGGKSTYMRQTALIVLLAHCGSFVPATQAHIGDIDRIFTRIGSADDLAGGKSTFMVEMIETANILNLATDKSLVLMDEVGRGTSTTDGLAIAHACVNRLLEIGCLTLFATHYFELTQLGQNLSSRFADNNGANTNNNSKSDNKDNGKQDGIRNVHVAASDIDGQLLLLHQIRDGAASSSFGLHVAKMAGIPTQVLSDAKRYLTEHLTPAQSLTDDKNDLAKSRNDERQPSTRNNETIGAVTTRVQHEASIYNNKQKQLLSLYNKLNDLDPDSLTPKQAHDLLYNLKQLINH, encoded by the coding sequence ATGACTGCTAAGCCATCTGTTCAAAACCATTCTTCCTTGACACTTACTGCATCAGAGCATGATTTATCAAAACCAAAGACCTCTGAGCAGTTAACCATCGGCGCTGCGGTCTATAATTTGGCTGACCATACCCCAATGATGGTGCAATACCTAACCATGAAAGCCAACTACCCCCAAGCGATGCTACTATATCGGATGGGCGATTTTTATGAGCTATTTTTTGACGATGCCAAACGCGCCGCCCAACTGCTAGACATTACTCTTACTCGCCGTGGTACCGATAAAGCCGGCAACACTATTGCGATGGCAGGCGTACCCTTTCACGCTGCAGACAGCTATATGGCGCGACTGATTGCCGCTGGACAAACGGTGGTGGTCTGTGAGCAAATTGACGAATCCGCTGCTACTTCACCCGCTATCGGTGATAAAAGTAAAAAGAATAATGACAGTAGTAAAGGTAAGCCGGCCACCATCATGCGCCGAGAAGTGGTCAAGACCCTCACTGCAGGCACCATTACCGATGATGCGCTGATTGCCCCTAACCATACCCCTACTGTGGTTGCTATTGATATTGCCAGCCCTAAAGCCAGTAGCAATCAGCCGTTACAGGCGGCAATCAGCCAAATGGACTTGGCCGCAGGGACATTGACCACGCAAACGCTAAGTACAGCCACTGACAAAACAGCTGAAAGTGCTAACAATGGCATTAGCGACCTACAAGCGCAGATGCTTACCGTGTTAGCTCGCTTTGCGCCCAGTGAATGCATTGTCAGCGAAGCCATCAGTGAAGAATGGTTGCTGTGGCTACGCAGTAAGCTCGATTGTCCCATCATAGAAGTAGCCGCCACTGACTTTCATCGCGACCATGCAGCAGCGACACTATGTCAGCAGTTTGAAGTGCAACGACTTGATGGTTTGGGTATTGCTGATGCACCACTGGCTCAATCCAGCTGCGCCGCTCTGATTCATTATGCTAGACAAACTCAGCAGCGCCACGTGCCACAAGTTAACCAGCTGATTGTTGAAAATGGCGACGATTATCTGATCATTGATGCCAATAGCCAGCAGAACCTTGAACTGTTCACACCAGTTAGCGCCAATGGCACCTCATTGATATCTGTGCTTAATCATTGCAAAACCGCAATGGGACGCCGATTATTAGTACAACAAATGAAACGTCCATTACGTCAACATGCCCGAATCAATCAGCGCTTGGATGCCATTGCCAGTCTATTAACTACAGATAATAAGACGGACTATGCGCCAGTTGATTCGGATAATAGTCGTTCAAATAACCACCTTTTAAACCATACTGCTTTAAATAAAACCCCTGCAGGTCATAAATCTTCAGGTCATAAACTAGTCGCGCATCTACGCGAGACTCTAAATGCGATTGGTGATATCGAGCGTATTAGCAGTCGTATCGGACTCATGAGCGCCAAACCGCGCGACTTACGTAAGCTGGCCGAGGGTATTGTCAGCAGCGAAAACCTAACTACCCTGCTGACCGAATCCAGCATTCGTCCTGAGCATGATGGCTTATTACCGTCGTTGATGCAGCAATTACCCGCGCAGTTACCAGCCGTACAAGCGGTGGCTGACTTGATTGAACGCGCTATTATTATAGAGCCGCCTGCCCATGTCCGTGATGGCGGTATGTTGGCAGCCGGTTTTGATGAAGATCTTGATCGCCTCACCCATCTTCATGACAATATCCAGGCGACGCTTGATGAGATGGCAGAGCGCACTCGGCAAGCGCACCAACTACCAAGCTTAAAAGTAGGCTTTAACAAAGTCAGTGGCTTTTATTTTGAGTTACCCAAGATGCAAGCCAAAAACGCACCTGGCCATTTTATCCGTCGGCAAACTCTCAAAAGTAGCGAACGCTTTATCACTGATGAGTTAAAAGAAGTCGAGACTGAGTATCTCAGTGCACAGACTTTGGCGTTGGCGCGCGAAAAGCAATTGTATCAAGAAATTCTCACTACTCTCAGCAGCCATTTAGCAGAACTGCAACAGCTCAGCTCAGCCATTGCCCAACTCGATGTCCTCAGCAATTGGGCCCAACTCGCCATTACCTATAACTGGCAACGTCCAATCATGACCAGTAATCTAAAAGGCAACAACTCAGAAAACCAAGGCTTAATTAATAAATCTTCAGCAGAGACTGACAAAGCTTATAAACACAAACATAGCCCTAATCAGAACCAAATTGAGTTTCACAGTGCAACCAATATCGACATCAGAGCCGGTCGCCATGTGGTGGTGGAAGCAGCGTTCAATCCAAGCAACCATAATACCGAACATACCAGCCATTTCGTGCCCAATGATTGCCAGCTGGGTAGCGAGCAACATCCTGAACGACTGATGATTATCACCGGTCCTAATATGGGTGGTAAATCGACCTATATGCGCCAAACCGCACTGATTGTTCTACTCGCTCATTGCGGTAGTTTCGTACCAGCAACTCAGGCGCATATCGGTGATATCGATCGGATCTTTACCCGTATTGGCTCGGCAGATGATTTGGCTGGCGGTAAATCAACCTTTATGGTCGAGATGATTGAGACCGCCAATATTCTGAATCTAGCTACTGATAAATCACTCGTGCTGATGGATGAAGTTGGACGCGGCACATCAACCACTGATGGACTGGCTATTGCTCATGCCTGTGTCAATCGACTCTTAGAAATCGGCTGCCTGACCTTATTTGCTACTCATTATTTTGAGCTGACCCAATTAGGCCAAAACCTTAGCAGTCGTTTTGCTGATAACAATGGTGCCAATACTAACAATAACAGCAAAAGTGATAACAAAGATAATGGCAAGCAGGACGGCATCCGTAACGTGCACGTGGCAGCAAGCGATATCGACGGACAATTGCTGCTACTGCATCAAATTCGTGATGGCGCGGCAAGCTCCAGTTTTGGACTGCATGTGGCGAAAATGGCGGGCATTCCTACCCAGGTGCTTAGTGATGCCAAACGCTATTTAACAGAACACTTGACACCTGCACAGTCTTTGACTGATGACAAAAATGACTTAGCTAAGTCAAGAAACGATGAACGTCAACCCAGTACTCGCAATAATGAGACTATCGGCGCTGTTACTACTCGTGTGCAACACGAAGCATCAATCTATAATAATAAACAAAAACAACTGCTTAGCTTATATAATAAACTCAACGACCTTGATCCTGACAGCCTAACGCCCAAACAAGCCCATGATCTGCTTTATAACCTTAAGCAACTCATCAATCATTAA
- the fdxA gene encoding ferredoxin FdxA produces the protein MTFVVTDNCILCKHTDCVEVCPVDCFYEGPNFLVIDPDECIDCALCEPECPANAIFSEDEVPKGQEIYTELNAELAQKWPNITEIKESMPDSEKWDGVEGKLQYLER, from the coding sequence ATGACCTTTGTCGTTACAGATAACTGCATCCTTTGCAAACACACCGACTGTGTGGAAGTCTGCCCTGTGGACTGCTTTTATGAAGGACCTAATTTCCTAGTCATCGATCCTGATGAGTGCATCGACTGCGCACTATGCGAGCCTGAATGCCCTGCCAATGCCATATTTTCTGAAGATGAAGTGCCGAAGGGTCAAGAGATATACACTGAGCTCAACGCAGAGCTGGCACAAAAATGGCCAAACATCACAGAAATCAAGGAAAGTATGCCAGATTCTGAAAAGTGGGATGGTGTCGAAGGTAAGTTGCAGTATTTAGAGAGGTAA
- a CDS encoding fused MFS/spermidine synthase, translated as MQRKVLGICLVIALLEGFAGLGIEIYAIRISATYIGSSISITGVILAMVLIAIAVGYWYGGRLSQDIKTPRQALLKAGHVLSLSAISHAIACIVQLPLLAAMTSSTSSPIIAAMGVGLLFGVGLAFGSTAIPLITQFLSLKYKNLDGNSGVDAGKNAGMMVAITTVGSVLGSTLTPILLLPYIGLTSSLALFITALALSAYLCTRLAVQVHSDEPISELTHSKNNLLAISAVIITGVFIFFNKVDTGYQTSTGAWFVDEIIVDNQQAVTITDKPGQTTSSCWIYLTKKNCHWYGKITVAAIEQTAPDTLVFLGGAGMGTPSEVAHHNPEMALTVIDIDKDLPDIIEAHFLKASIANNIEFIGDDARGYLTRNSDARYDFMLIDAFQGRYVASNLYTLEALTQFKKNSKYIMANIIGQPIKEHGYTQTLFKNWHEVFGDSAYVLTRNDSTDLQNIMLCNFACPGSQKLTQAEFFNKSQKVHTDDLPRLDRYYYRSIESL; from the coding sequence ATGCAAAGAAAAGTCTTAGGGATATGTTTGGTCATCGCGCTACTCGAAGGCTTTGCCGGTCTCGGTATCGAGATCTATGCGATTCGGATATCAGCGACTTATATTGGCTCGTCCATCTCTATCACCGGCGTCATATTGGCGATGGTACTGATTGCAATAGCAGTTGGCTACTGGTATGGCGGACGTTTATCGCAAGATATCAAAACCCCAAGGCAAGCCTTATTAAAGGCGGGCCATGTGTTGTCGCTATCTGCTATTTCTCATGCTATCGCTTGTATTGTTCAACTGCCATTACTAGCCGCTATGACCTCGAGTACCAGCAGTCCTATTATAGCGGCTATGGGTGTCGGGCTGCTATTTGGCGTGGGGCTAGCGTTTGGCTCGACCGCTATTCCGCTGATTACCCAGTTTTTGTCATTGAAATATAAGAATCTTGACGGCAACAGCGGCGTGGATGCTGGCAAAAATGCAGGCATGATGGTGGCGATTACCACGGTTGGTAGTGTGCTTGGCTCAACACTAACACCGATTTTATTGTTGCCTTACATCGGCCTTACGAGCAGCTTGGCGCTATTTATAACGGCACTGGCGCTAAGTGCCTATCTGTGTACTCGGCTTGCTGTACAAGTGCACAGTGATGAGCCTATCAGTGAGCTGACACATAGCAAAAATAATTTACTGGCCATCTCAGCGGTGATAATAACGGGCGTTTTTATATTTTTTAATAAAGTCGATACCGGCTATCAGACCTCGACAGGCGCTTGGTTTGTTGATGAAATCATTGTAGATAATCAGCAAGCGGTCACGATTACCGATAAGCCCGGACAGACGACCAGTAGCTGCTGGATATATCTAACTAAAAAAAACTGTCACTGGTATGGCAAGATCACCGTAGCCGCTATCGAGCAAACAGCGCCTGACACCCTAGTGTTTTTAGGCGGGGCGGGTATGGGAACGCCGAGCGAAGTGGCGCATCATAACCCTGAGATGGCACTCACCGTCATCGATATCGACAAAGACTTACCAGACATTATCGAAGCGCATTTTTTAAAGGCATCTATAGCCAACAATATTGAATTCATAGGTGATGATGCTAGAGGTTATTTGACCCGTAATAGCGACGCTCGTTATGATTTTATGCTTATCGATGCCTTTCAAGGTCGCTATGTCGCCAGTAATTTATACACCCTTGAGGCCCTCACCCAATTTAAAAAAAACAGCAAATATATCATGGCGAATATAATAGGACAGCCAATCAAAGAGCACGGCTACACTCAAACACTTTTTAAAAACTGGCATGAGGTTTTTGGCGATAGCGCCTATGTACTTACCAGGAATGACAGTACAGATTTGCAAAACATCATGCTATGCAATTTTGCCTGTCCGGGCAGTCAAAAGCTGACTCAAGCGGAGTTTTTTAATAAAAGTCAAAAGGTACATACCGATGATCTACCAAGACTGGATAGATACTACTATCGATCCATTGAGAGCTTGTGA
- a CDS encoding prepilin-type N-terminal cleavage/methylation domain-containing protein has protein sequence MDFQQTQDGFTLIEVMIVVVIIGILAAIAIPSYRSYVGNAQSGACLLEVKGYSNKVFHTLNDQDDSTLPVAPVTGACQSITDATGWTLDTQQKIIATVKSSLNAQIECDIPNGAPCRVLP, from the coding sequence ATGGACTTCCAGCAGACTCAAGATGGTTTTACACTAATAGAAGTCATGATAGTAGTCGTTATCATTGGTATTTTGGCAGCTATTGCCATACCAAGCTATCGTTCATACGTTGGAAATGCTCAGAGTGGTGCCTGTCTGTTAGAAGTTAAAGGCTATAGTAATAAGGTTTTCCATACACTAAATGACCAAGACGATAGCACACTTCCTGTAGCACCGGTTACAGGTGCCTGTCAGTCTATTACCGATGCCACAGGCTGGACGTTGGATACTCAACAAAAAATTATAGCTACTGTCAAATCTTCTTTAAACGCTCAAATTGAATGCGATATTCCTAATGGAGCACCTTGTCGCGTATTGCCTTAA
- a CDS encoding pilin, translating into MNAQKGFTLIELMIVVAIIGILAAIAIPAYQDYTAKAKASSALAEVAALKTNYELVYNEGVKALDLAAVGGQTPTGNCATMAVKPPTANTDGSGAATETEGAISCIIKNPGRLATTAAAEPVIRLDRTVAGTFVCKSTIATDFLPSGCTAP; encoded by the coding sequence ATGAACGCTCAAAAAGGTTTTACCCTAATCGAACTAATGATCGTTGTTGCTATTATCGGTATCTTGGCTGCGATTGCGATTCCTGCTTACCAGGATTATACCGCTAAAGCAAAAGCTTCATCTGCTCTAGCCGAAGTGGCGGCATTGAAAACGAATTATGAATTAGTTTATAATGAAGGTGTTAAAGCATTGGACCTAGCAGCTGTAGGAGGCCAAACACCGACAGGTAATTGTGCCACTATGGCAGTTAAACCACCTACAGCTAATACTGACGGTTCAGGTGCAGCCACAGAAACGGAAGGCGCGATTTCATGTATTATTAAAAATCCGGGACGTTTAGCAACAACAGCGGCAGCAGAACCAGTTATTCGCTTGGATCGTACAGTCGCAGGTACTTTCGTATGTAAGTCTACTATTGCTACAGATTTCTTACCATCCGGTTGCACCGCCCCTTAA
- a CDS encoding type IV pilin protein encodes MSIALKQSSGFTLIEMMIVVAIIGILAAIAYPNYQRYVIKTKRTDMMSEMHNIASEINSRKLAQGKYSNALKTGLEGDYPRQGSALYSIAISPDPLTAKWTITATPRPNTQMVGDGALSLNYQGIKCRVAVCGTGNEWN; translated from the coding sequence ATGTCTATTGCACTAAAACAATCCAGTGGCTTCACTCTCATAGAGATGATGATTGTCGTCGCTATCATCGGTATACTTGCTGCTATCGCTTATCCTAATTATCAACGCTATGTTATCAAGACCAAACGTACTGATATGATGAGTGAGATGCACAATATTGCCAGCGAGATTAACAGTCGTAAGCTGGCGCAAGGTAAATATAGTAATGCGTTAAAGACAGGTCTTGAAGGCGATTACCCTAGACAGGGTAGTGCGCTATATAGTATTGCTATTAGTCCAGATCCACTGACCGCAAAATGGACGATCACTGCGACGCCTAGACCTAATACTCAGATGGTGGGTGACGGGGCACTAAGTCTTAATTATCAAGGCATAAAATGCCGAGTAGCAGTTTGTGGCACGGGTAATGAGTGGAACTAA
- a CDS encoding type IV pilin protein, giving the protein MSIKALKHQSGFTLIELMVVVSIIAILAVIAIPSYRQYVVKNAESQAQVRMQQLEIELNRWRATALTYKGFQPRQLANDGTISYGYDDKPVNKTIYEPAGSDITNYRYKITLVDSSTGNSLAPTSSSYSTAGNAWRMLAEPSASLVSSNAYIIMTNSTGLQCKSKDRATSNISVNCGIGQEIW; this is encoded by the coding sequence ATGAGCATAAAAGCGCTAAAACACCAGTCAGGCTTTACGCTCATTGAGCTGATGGTCGTGGTATCTATTATAGCTATCTTAGCAGTTATCGCTATTCCGTCGTACCGGCAATATGTTGTAAAAAACGCGGAGTCACAAGCGCAAGTACGTATGCAACAGTTGGAGATAGAGCTCAACCGTTGGCGCGCTACTGCCCTGACTTATAAAGGCTTTCAGCCAAGACAATTGGCTAATGATGGCACTATTAGTTATGGTTATGATGATAAACCTGTCAACAAAACTATCTATGAGCCGGCGGGTAGCGATATCACAAATTATCGCTACAAGATTACTCTAGTAGATAGCAGTACTGGCAATAGCTTAGCACCTACGAGCAGTAGTTATTCTACTGCAGGCAACGCATGGCGTATGCTAGCAGAACCAAGTGCGTCACTAGTAAGTTCAAACGCTTACATCATCATGACCAATAGCACAGGCTTACAGTGTAAAAGTAAAGATAGAGCAACCTCTAATATCTCAGTAAACTGTGGCATTGGACAGGAAATCTGGTAA